A window of Synechococcus sp. MEDNS5 contains these coding sequences:
- a CDS encoding DNA polymerase III subunit gamma/tau translates to MGQAYQPLHHKYRPQRLDQLVGQEAIAATLGHALRSGRIAPAYLFSGPRGTGKTSSARILARSLNCLNSEGPTPEPCGHCELCTTIAAGTALDVIEIDAASNTGVDNIRDLIERSRFAPVQARWKVYVVDECHMLSTAAFNALLKTLEEPPPQVVFVLATTDPQRVLPTILSRCQRFDFRRIPLEALERHLIWIAEQETIPIQPEALHVVAQRAQGGLRDAESLLDQLSLLPGPIEADAVWDLLGAVPEQELLALVTAMSSGEPVALLEATRTLLDRGRDAGSVLQGLAGILRDLVLMAAAPDRPELTSVSPQFRDQLPELAKAIGRSRLLQWQSQLRGTEQQLRQSVQPRLWLEVLLLGLLAEAPAPQTPATAAQTQAPPPPVPTVPTAAQAPQAPPAQSSPAQPPPPAPVSLPITSTPAAEPAAATNASPPQDLGELWQQILAGLELPSTRMLLSQQAELVRLDNHRAVVHVAGNWMGMVQSRVALLEQAIARAVGGSRQLVLESHGGAAPMAAMPAPSTPPPPPAPTPTPAPAPAPAVTSSEAQLPPRPVAATPNPTPAPAPAPKPDPDPDPVPVQRQEPSVLDDKAKRLADFFNGQVLNVDLDP, encoded by the coding sequence ATGGGTCAGGCTTACCAGCCACTGCATCACAAATACAGGCCCCAGCGTCTCGATCAACTGGTGGGGCAGGAGGCGATTGCCGCGACCCTTGGCCACGCCCTGCGCTCGGGCCGCATCGCCCCGGCCTATCTCTTCAGCGGCCCCAGGGGCACCGGCAAAACCTCCAGCGCCCGCATCCTGGCTCGCTCCCTCAACTGCCTCAACAGTGAGGGACCCACCCCGGAACCCTGCGGCCATTGCGAGCTCTGCACCACGATTGCCGCCGGCACGGCCCTCGATGTGATCGAGATCGATGCGGCGTCGAACACCGGCGTGGACAACATCCGCGATCTGATCGAACGCTCCCGCTTTGCTCCGGTGCAGGCGCGTTGGAAGGTGTACGTGGTGGATGAATGCCACATGCTCTCCACGGCTGCGTTCAACGCCCTTCTCAAAACCCTCGAGGAACCGCCGCCGCAAGTGGTGTTTGTGCTCGCCACCACAGACCCGCAACGGGTGCTGCCCACGATCCTCAGCCGCTGCCAGCGCTTTGATTTCCGCCGCATTCCCCTGGAGGCGCTTGAGCGGCATCTCATCTGGATTGCAGAGCAGGAAACCATCCCGATCCAGCCCGAAGCCCTGCATGTGGTGGCCCAACGCGCCCAGGGCGGCCTGCGTGATGCCGAAAGCCTGCTGGATCAGCTCAGTTTGCTGCCCGGACCGATTGAGGCCGATGCGGTGTGGGATCTGCTGGGTGCCGTGCCCGAACAGGAATTGCTGGCGCTAGTGACGGCCATGAGCAGCGGCGAACCGGTAGCCCTGCTGGAAGCCACCCGCACCCTGCTGGACCGTGGTCGCGATGCAGGCTCCGTGCTGCAGGGCCTGGCAGGAATCCTGCGCGATCTGGTGCTGATGGCTGCGGCTCCAGACCGGCCGGAACTCACCAGCGTTTCACCCCAGTTCCGCGACCAGCTGCCAGAGCTGGCCAAAGCGATCGGCCGCAGCCGCTTGCTGCAGTGGCAATCCCAACTACGCGGGACGGAGCAACAACTGCGCCAGAGCGTGCAACCCCGGCTCTGGCTGGAGGTGCTGCTGCTGGGATTGCTGGCGGAGGCACCGGCCCCCCAGACCCCCGCAACCGCGGCCCAAACCCAAGCCCCGCCACCGCCTGTTCCAACTGTTCCAACCGCGGCTCAGGCCCCACAGGCCCCGCCAGCGCAATCTTCGCCAGCGCAGCCCCCCCCGCCAGCTCCTGTCAGCCTTCCGATCACCAGCACCCCGGCAGCAGAGCCTGCAGCAGCGACCAACGCTTCGCCTCCCCAGGATCTCGGAGAGCTCTGGCAACAGATCCTGGCTGGCCTGGAATTGCCTTCCACGCGCATGTTGCTGTCTCAACAGGCCGAGCTGGTGCGCCTCGACAACCACCGCGCCGTAGTGCACGTGGCCGGAAACTGGATGGGCATGGTGCAAAGCCGCGTGGCCTTGCTGGAGCAGGCCATCGCCCGGGCTGTCGGCGGCAGCCGCCAACTCGTACTAGAGAGCCATGGGGGTGCTGCACCGATGGCCGCCATGCCGGCGCCATCGACACCGCCACCCCCGCCAGCACCCACGCCCACACCGGCTCCAGCTCCAGCCCCGGCCGTCACGAGCAGCGAAGCGCAACTGCCACCACGACCGGTGGCCGCAACCCCGAATCCGACTCCAGCTCCAGCTCCTGCTCCAAAACCAGACCCCGACCCCGACCCCGTGCCTGTTCAGCGACAGGAACCGTCCGTGCTGGATGACAAAGCCAAGCGCCTGGCTGATTTCTTCAACGGGCAGGTGCTGAATGTGGATCTGGACCCTTGA